In a genomic window of Flavobacterium sp. KACC 22761:
- a CDS encoding tetratricopeptide repeat protein, which translates to MKNIFIYIVLLWSGFTFAQNEQLAQYYYDKGDFEKAKVSYEELLNSAPSNTQYFLRTIDCYQQLQQFQVAEKAILDRYNKYKQGVFLVELGYNYQLQKNESKARNYYDQAIEKIKANPNDVYGIGNSFEKKVLLEYALKAYQTAMQIQPNYNFNFQIGMLYGQLGKTDEMIDLLLTESYKNPQNANLIQTQLSRFMNGETDNTAFKDAMRKALILKTQKDQDVFWNHYLSWFYVQQKEFGKAFIQEKAIYKREPESLSSIVNLSQFAMNEDDDETAAEILNFILQNTKDQDLLIQSNGYLMQIKIDKAQEKDYPAIDAELQQLLATYGTTPFTLSLQLIKAHFAAFNLKNPEEGIAIVKHALELNLNDYQQADAKMELADILLLQEKFNQALIYYSQIQLDLKNDVMAHEASLKAAKTSYYKADFEWALKQFKELKSANTQLIANDALEYFLLINDNTVADSTQTALKQFAKGDFLIYQNKKPEAIAQFQNILKTFKGQEIEAVTMLRLGKIYESLKDYNSALSQYQQIIDHHGDGIYVDEALFFSAEIYSDELHDTEKAKPLYEKVIFNHQDSIYFVDARKKYRELRGDKNL; encoded by the coding sequence GAACAGCGCGCCATCCAATACCCAATATTTTTTAAGAACGATTGACTGCTATCAGCAATTGCAGCAATTTCAAGTTGCGGAAAAAGCAATTTTGGATCGTTACAATAAATACAAACAAGGTGTTTTTTTGGTGGAATTAGGCTACAATTACCAATTGCAGAAAAACGAATCTAAAGCTAGAAATTACTATGATCAAGCGATAGAAAAAATCAAAGCAAACCCAAATGATGTTTACGGAATTGGGAATTCATTTGAGAAAAAAGTATTGTTGGAATATGCCTTAAAAGCCTATCAAACCGCAATGCAGATTCAGCCGAATTACAATTTTAATTTTCAAATTGGAATGTTGTACGGTCAATTGGGCAAAACTGATGAGATGATTGATCTTTTGTTGACCGAATCCTATAAAAATCCGCAAAATGCAAATTTGATTCAGACGCAATTATCGCGTTTTATGAATGGTGAAACCGATAATACTGCCTTCAAAGATGCCATGCGAAAAGCTTTGATTTTAAAAACACAAAAAGATCAAGATGTATTTTGGAATCATTATTTGAGTTGGTTTTATGTGCAGCAGAAAGAATTTGGAAAAGCGTTTATTCAAGAAAAAGCCATTTACAAACGTGAGCCCGAATCGCTTTCGAGTATTGTAAATCTAAGTCAGTTTGCAATGAATGAAGATGATGATGAAACCGCCGCAGAAATCTTAAATTTTATTTTGCAAAACACTAAAGATCAGGATTTGTTAATTCAGTCAAATGGCTATTTGATGCAAATCAAAATTGATAAAGCACAAGAAAAAGATTATCCGGCAATCGATGCTGAGTTGCAACAATTGCTTGCAACTTACGGAACAACTCCTTTTACTCTATCTTTGCAGTTGATTAAGGCGCATTTTGCTGCTTTTAATTTGAAAAATCCAGAAGAAGGTATTGCGATTGTCAAACATGCTTTGGAACTCAATTTAAACGATTATCAGCAAGCCGATGCTAAAATGGAATTGGCAGATATTTTGCTTTTACAGGAAAAATTCAATCAGGCGCTCATTTATTATTCGCAGATTCAATTGGATTTGAAAAATGATGTTATGGCACATGAAGCAAGTCTGAAAGCTGCAAAAACAAGTTATTATAAAGCCGATTTTGAATGGGCTTTAAAACAGTTTAAAGAATTAAAATCGGCAAATACACAATTGATTGCCAATGACGCTCTTGAATATTTTTTGCTGATCAACGACAATACCGTTGCCGATTCGACGCAAACCGCATTGAAACAATTTGCAAAAGGCGATTTTTTAATTTATCAGAATAAAAAACCAGAAGCAATTGCGCAGTTTCAGAATATCTTGAAAACCTTTAAAGGTCAGGAAATCGAGGCTGTTACAATGTTGCGTTTAGGAAAAATATACGAAAGCTTGAAAGATTATAATTCGGCTTTAAGCCAATATCAGCAGATTATAGACCATCATGGAGATGGAATTTATGTAGATGAAGCACTGTTTTTTTCAGCAGAAATTTACAGCGATGAACTTCACGATACCGAAAAAGCAAAACCTTTGTATGAAAAGGTAATTTTCAATCATCAAGACAGTATTTACTTTGTTGATGCCAGAAAAAAATACCGCGAATTAAGAGGAGATAAGAATCTATAA
- a CDS encoding DUF4286 family protein has product MIIYNITTNIHESAHDQWLKWMQEKHIPEILATQKFSSARIVKVLVEEEMGGITYSVQYTTDSKETLEKYYLEDQPKFDREALELFADKMLSFRTELEVISEH; this is encoded by the coding sequence ATGATTATTTACAACATTACCACAAATATACACGAAAGCGCTCATGACCAATGGTTGAAATGGATGCAGGAAAAACATATTCCAGAAATTCTGGCAACGCAAAAATTTTCATCGGCACGAATTGTAAAGGTTTTGGTTGAAGAAGAAATGGGTGGCATTACCTATTCTGTTCAATATACAACAGACAGCAAAGAAACGTTGGAGAAATATTATCTGGAAGATCAACCGAAGTTTGATAGAGAAGCGTTAGAATTATTTGCTGATAAAATGCTTTCGTTCAGAACGGAATTGGAGGTTATTTCGGAGCATTGA